The genomic DNA GCCGGCTACTACCTGCTGAGCCTCGGGCTGGCCGGCCTCTTCTTCATCGCCGTGCAGTACGTGGGCAAGGGAATCTGGTCGACCGTGTTTCGCCGCGTTCCCGAGGCCATGACGTCGGTGCTCGTCCCGGTCGGCGCCCTGCTCCTGATCGCGCTGGGACTGGGCGCGCACACGATCTATGAATGGTCTCACCACGCGGCGGTCGCCCAAAGCCGTGTCTTGCAAGCCAAGAGCGGCTGGCTCAGCCTGCCGTTCTTCCTTGGGCGTTCCGTCCTCTATCTTCTCATCTGGATCGGCTTCGCCCGGGCGATCGTGTCGAACTCGAGACGGCAGGATGAGGATGGGAGCCGCGAGCGCACCGCGAAGAACATGCGGTACTCGGCGATCTTCCTCGTCGCGTTCGCGCTCACCTTCTCCCTCGCCACGTTCGACTGGGTCATGTCGGTCCAGCCCCACTGGTACAGCACGATCTTCGGGCTCTACAATTTCGCCGGGCTGTTCGAAAACGGGCTGGCGACGATGAGCATCCTCGTGATCGTGTTGCGGCGCAGCGGCCCCTTCCGCGGAATCATCAACGACCACCACCTCCACGACCTCGGCAAGTATGTCTTCGCCTTCTCGACCTTCTGGGCATACCTCTGGTTCAGCCAGTACATGCTCATCTGGTACGCGAACATCCCCGAAGAGGTGACCTTCTTCCAGAAGCAGATGTCCGGCGGCTGGCGGTCGCTGTTCCTACTGAACTTCGGCCTGAACTGGCTGATCCCGTTTCTCACGCTGATGACGCAGGCGGCGAAGCGCAGCGAAGGCGTGATGCTGAAGGTCTGCACCGTCCTGATGGTCGGCCACTGGCTCGATCTGTACCTGATGGTCATCCCCTCCTACGGCGGCGCTACGCCGCCGATCGGCCTCTGGGAGGTGGGCCCGATACTGGGCGCCGTGGCGCTCTTCTTCCTCCTGGTTTCCCGGGCCCTTGGACAGGCGAACCTGTTGCCGGTCAACGATCCGACGCTCGATGCGAGTCTGCACCACCACTTGTAGGAACAGGGTGAGCCTTAAGGAAACGAAGGGGAGGGAAGAGTGATGGCGAATCATGTGAAGGCAGGCGATACGACGGGAAAGGACGTACATCCGGAGAAAAGGGGGGGCATCGCCCCGGGCGAGATCACCGATGTCCTCACGCCGCCCGAGATGATGTCCTCCACCATCGAAGCGGCGGTCGCGAAATCCAACTATTCCGCCCTGCTGATCTTCGTGAAATCCTTCCTCTGCACCGGATTCCTCGGATATGCCACCGCGTTCTCGTTCCTCGCCGTGGCCCAGGGGATGCCCCAATTCGTTTCCGGACTCCTCTTCCCGGTCGGATACGTGATGGTCGCGATCCTGGGGCTGGAGATGGCCACCGGAAATTTCTCGGTCATGGGCATGGGTGTCGTCGCCGGGCGAATCCGGGTGGGCGAACTGCTCAATAATTGGGGGCTGACCCTCCTGGGGAACCTCATCGGCGGCGTCGTATTCGCCGCAATCCTCTGGATCGTCATCACGCGGGCCGGAAATACCGCCGGAGGCGGGCTTCTCGGCGCACAGCTCATGAAGGTGGCCGAACACAAGGTGGCCTACAAGGAACTGGGAGGTACCGGCTTGCTCGTGGCTTTCGCGTCCGGCATTCTATGTAACTGGCTGGTCAGTCTCGGTCCGATCATCTCGCTCGCTTCTCGCTCGATCGTCGGAAAAGTCGTCGTCCTGTGGTTGCCTTTCTCGGTCTTCTTCGCGCTTGGATTCGAGCATGCCATCGTGAATATGTTTCTTCTGCCGATGGGGATCATGCTGGGCGGGAATTACAGTGTGGCCGACTGGTGGATGTGGAACCAGATCCCGGTCACGCTCGGCAATATCACCGCCGCGCTGGTATTCAACAGCGGCCTGCTGTATTTCGCCAGTAAGCCGAAAATCGCGCGGTTGACCCCGGAGGGCGCCGGGGGTGAATATAAGACCGGTTGATCGTTACGCCGTAACCTTGGCGCGTTTCCGCTTCAGGACCCCGACGAGAAGAAGGGAGATCGCCGCCAGGCAGATGAAGACGACGAACCCGTTGGCATAGCCCACGGTTCCCTGGACCTGCACGATGATTCCCATCAGCGGAGGGATGGCGAATCCCCCGAACGCTCCGAGCCCCCCTACCCACCCCGCGGCGCCGCCTACCGCCTCGGGGATCTCCTGTGCGACCAGTTTGAAGACAGCCGCGTTGCCCACTCCCATTCCGATGGCCATCAGGACCTCGGCGGCAATGGAAACGTTGAAGTTCCCCGAGAGGGTCATCAGGATCGCTCCGGCCATCATGATGACCAACGCAAGGAACCCCGTGATCTCTCCACCGATTCGGTCGGAAAGGTACCCGCCGCCGACCCGAACGAGGGAGGTGATGATCGAGAAGACGCCGGCAAGCGTCCCCGCAAGGATGGGTGTGGCCGAATAGAAGGAAGCCCAGTAAACGGGTAGCCAGGCGGTCATGGCGATAAATCCGCCGAAGGTCGTGAAGTAGATCGCCACCAAAGCCCATGTTTTCCAGTTCCTCCCCGAGAGGAGCAGGCTGTCCACGAGGTTGCCGGCCGGGAAGATCTCCTGGCCACGGAGTGCGGAGGTCCCCTTCGCCTCCTCTACCGGCACTCCCCGTGCAACCAACTGGAAATACCATGCGTTCCGGCCAATGACGGCGTACACGGCGGTCCCCCCGGCAAGGAAGGCAAGCCATGCCAGATAGGACCAGGAGAGTCCCATGGTTACAAGTGCAAAGGGGAGCAGGAGCGTGAAGATCCCGGGTGCGAGGTTTCCGATCCCCGCGTACGTGCCCAACGCTGTCCCTTGACGGGACTTGGGATACCAGTACGCGACCTGGCCGATCCCGACGGAAAAAGTGGCGATCCCGCACCCGCATAAAACGCCGAGGAAGAGGATCAGCGGGTAGAAGGAGTGGGTCATCCGGCCCGGATAGCAGGAAAGGAGGGTCAGGAACAGCCCGGCCATGCCGATGATGGAGAGCACGAGGAGGACCAGGAAGGGCTTCTTCCCTCCGGTCGTATCGACCCATGCGGAGAACGGGATCCTGAGGAGGGATCCCGAAAGGGAGGGGGCGGCCACGAGAAAACCGACCTCGAGGGGGCCAAGGTCCATGATGCCCTTGAGACTCTTCGCGGTGGGACCGAAAAGGGAGACCGCGGCAAAGCCGATGAAGAATCCGAGGGTTGCTCCGGCCAGCCCCTGGGCCGGTGTTCCGATCGTCGTGAAGACCGCGTTCGGTTCCGCCCTCATTTCGGCCTTCCCTCCCGGGATGGGTCCAGGGTTGATCAATTGTAAATTATATCGTAACCAACGACTCGCCGTGCCGCAAATATGTGATCGACCCCCACGTCGCGAGTTCACAATCTGTCCGGCCTCCGCGGACCTGCTCGCTCTCGACGGATGTAGACCCGGGCAGAGAATGGGCTCGCGACACCCAGGCTTGCGGGGGGTGTCACCGGGAGCGGGAAGCGGTTATCATGTAAACATGTGCCGGATGATCGCGTTCGCCTCCGCCGAGGCCCAGGACGTCGCGACGTATCTCGCCGCCCTTGCGAGATTCTGCGAATCGGGAAACCTCGTCGCGGGATGGGAGAGGCGGCCGGGCGGGAACCATCCGAACGGGTGGGGGGTCGCCTGGCGCGTCGGGGATGAAATGCGGATGGTGAAAAGCGGGAAACCGGCCGCGACGGATCCGCTCCTGTCCGACGTTCACGCCCGGACCGACCGGTTCCTCGGCCACGTCCGATACGCGTCGAATCCCGAAACCGTATGCGCGGCGAACTCGCACCCGTTCCAGGCGCTGGGAGTGACCCTCGCCCACAACGGGACCTTTTACGGGAAGATCGGCGCGGAGGGGGAGGCCCGCAAGGTCAGCGATACCGTGGTCTTCCTCGAACTCCTCGAGGACCGGTGGGTGAATCGGTCGCTGGCGGGATTATCCGAAACGATTCGGGGGATTCTCTCCGACCGCGAGCTGGTGGGGGAATATTCCGCGGCGAACCTGCTGATCGCCGCCGGCGACCGGATGTTCGCGCTCCGGCGGTACCAGAGGAACGGGGACTACTACACGCTGTACCTGAAATCGGCGGAGGGGCTTACGGTCGCCGCAAGCCAGCCGCTGGACTCGGATCCCGGGTGGCGGCTCCTCGCGGACGGCGAGCTGGTAGACCTTTCGCAGGGCGCCCCCCGCTCCGTCCCGCTCACCCTGCCCGGTTAATGCGTACGGGAGTGCTTCGCGATGTCCTCGGCGACCTCGCCGACCGTCTGCTTCATGAAGCGGTCGGACTTCTTTTTCATCGATTCCCCCGAAGACGCCATCTTCGAAACCCAGTTCGTCCCCTTCAGCACGAAGCCGCCGCCGCCGCCGATCAGCCGGGTGACCGCCTTGCCGCAATGGGGGCACTTTTTCAGCGGCGGGGCCGTCATCCGCTGCTCCTTCTCGAACTCCCCGCATTCGGGGCATTTGTACTCGTAGGTGGGCACATTTTCCTCCGTCAGGACCGGTCCTCGTACCCGCTGATTATCGCACATTCGCCATGAACCTGTTCCTCCTTTCGTTCTTCCTGGTCTACGGTTCCCTGCACGCCTACGCCCTCCTCAAGGCGAGGTCGGCTCTGGCGCTCGCTCCCGGGGCGACGCTCGCGCTGCTCCCGCTCCTCGGGATCCTTCTGTGCGCGCCGATCGTCACGTACCAACTGAGCCGACACGGGTACGAGGGAGCGGCTCGGATCGTCGCTAACGTCGGCTACCTCTGGATGGGGTTTCTCTTCTTCCTCACCTGCCTGAACCTCTCCGCCGACCTTCTCCGCCTTCCCCTCGGGGCGATGGGGCGCGGCGGGATCGCCGCGAACGCGGCCGCGGCTCTCGCGGGACGCTCCGCGTTTCTCTGCATCGCCGGGCTCGCCGTCGCGCTGTCGGCGTACGCGATGGTCGAGGCTTCCCGCATCGAAGTCGTCCGTGTGCAGATCGTCACGGACCGTCTCCCGGCGTCCGTCCCCTCCCTGCGGGTCGCTCAGATCACCGACCTCCACCTCGGTCTCGTCCACCGGAACGGCAAGGCCAGGGAGGTCGCGGCGATCGTTTCCCGGGAACACCCGGACCTCCTCGTATCGACGGGGGACCTCGTGGACGGGCAGCTGGACGGCGTCGCGGAGCTGGCGGAGATCCTGCGGAGGATCCCGGCGCGGCGCGGGAAATTCGCGGTCCTCGGGAACCACGAATATTACGCGGGGATCGACCGGGCGATCGCGTTCACCCGGAAGTCGGGCTTCACGCTACTGCGGGATGAAACCGTCACGGTCGACGACGCGGTGCGCATCGTGGGAGTCGACGACCCCGCCGGGGCACGGTTCGGCCGACTCGCAGGTCCCTCCGAAGCCGCCCTCCTCGGGAATCGCCCGGACGGCCTGTTCACCGTCCTCCTGAAGCACCGGCCCTCGCTGGACGCCGGATCGGCGGGAAGATTCGACCTTCAACTTTCGGGACACACGCACGACGGGCAGATCTTCCCGTTCCGCCTCCTCACCCGGCTGGTCTATCCCCTTCTCGCGGGAAACCATCCTTCGCCCGGAGGCGGGATCCTGCATGTGAGTCGCGGCACGGGAACGTGGGGGCCCCCGATGCGATTCCTCGCCCCCCCGGAGATCACCGTCGTGGAGATCGTTGCATCCGTGTCCGCAGGGAGTACAATCCGAGGAACAATTCCTGGAAAGTGGAGAGGCGTCCCGTGACCACGGACACGGACGGCGGGGAAACCGAAGCAGGCGAACCCCGGATCGCACTGGCGGATACGATCGACGCTTTGAGGAAGAACGAGGAGCGGATGCGCGCGCTTCTCTCCGCCTTGCCGGATCTGATCTTCCGCATCGGCGGCGATGGTACGTTCCTCGACTTCCACGCCCCTTCGCCCGGGATGCTCGCCCTTCCTTCGGGTCAATTCATGGGGAAGCGTATCTCCGACGTCATGCCGCCGGAGATCGCACGGGAGAGCCTTCGCCTCATCGAAACAACCCTTCGGGGGGGAGAGATCAGCCCCGTGCAGGAGTACCGGCTTCCCGTCGCAGGGCGCCTCTTGGACTTCGAAGCCCGGTACGCGCGGTCCGGGCCGGACGAGGTGATCGCCATCGTCCGCGACATCACCGAAAAGAAGCGGACGGAGGAGACGATCCGGAAGAACGAGGTGCACCTGCGACAGGTCCGGAAGTTCGAGGTGATCGGCCGGCTGGCCGGTGGGATGTCGCACCACCTGAACAACCTGATGACCGTGGTGACGGGATACTGCGAACTGCTCCTCGCCCGGATCCCCGCAGTGGATCCCCTGCGTCCCGACATCGAAAAAGTGCGCCGGGCGGGGGAGCGCGCGGCGGACCTGACCAGGCAATTGCTCGCTTTCAGCCGGCGCCAGGTCCTTCAGCCACGAACCGTCGATGTAAACCGGTTTCTCTCCGGCCTCTCGCCCGCGCTTCAGGACCTTGCGGGTCCCTCCGTGCGAATTCTCTTCCTGCCGGGGAAGGACGCGGGAGAGATCCAGGTCGACCCGGATCACCTGCGCCGGGCAGTGACGCAATTGGTGGAAAACGCCCGCGACGCAATGCCCGGCGGGGGGAAGATGCGTCTCACGACGGAGGCCCTCGAACGGTTCGAGCCGATCGAAGGGATCGAACACCCTCCGGGACGGTTCGTCCTTCTTGCATTGGAAGACAGCGGCAGCGGCATGGACGCCGAGACCCGCGACCGGATCTTCGAGCCGTTCCATTCCCTGAAGACGGGCAGCGAGGGATTGGGCCTCCCGTCGGTGTACGGATTCGTCAAGCAGAGCGGCGGGTACATCTTCGTCGATAGCCGCCCCGGGAAGGGCACGACGTTCCGGATCTTCTTCCCGCGAATCGAACGGACCGCGGATACCGTTCCCGGCGCCGGGAGCGAGAGTCCCATCGACCAGGCGC from Deltaproteobacteria bacterium CG2_30_66_27 includes the following:
- a CDS encoding formate and nitrite transporter, with translation MANHVKAGDTTGKDVHPEKRGGIAPGEITDVLTPPEMMSSTIEAAVAKSNYSALLIFVKSFLCTGFLGYATAFSFLAVAQGMPQFVSGLLFPVGYVMVAILGLEMATGNFSVMGMGVVAGRIRVGELLNNWGLTLLGNLIGGVVFAAILWIVITRAGNTAGGGLLGAQLMKVAEHKVAYKELGGTGLLVAFASGILCNWLVSLGPIISLASRSIVGKVVVLWLPFSVFFALGFEHAIVNMFLLPMGIMLGGNYSVADWWMWNQIPVTLGNITAALVFNSGLLYFASKPKIARLTPEGAGGEYKTG
- a CDS encoding MFS transporter; protein product: MRAEPNAVFTTIGTPAQGLAGATLGFFIGFAAVSLFGPTAKSLKGIMDLGPLEVGFLVAAPSLSGSLLRIPFSAWVDTTGGKKPFLVLLVLSIIGMAGLFLTLLSCYPGRMTHSFYPLILFLGVLCGCGIATFSVGIGQVAYWYPKSRQGTALGTYAGIGNLAPGIFTLLLPFALVTMGLSWSYLAWLAFLAGGTAVYAVIGRNAWYFQLVARGVPVEEAKGTSALRGQEIFPAGNLVDSLLLSGRNWKTWALVAIYFTTFGGFIAMTAWLPVYWASFYSATPILAGTLAGVFSIITSLVRVGGGYLSDRIGGEITGFLALVIMMAGAILMTLSGNFNVSIAAEVLMAIGMGVGNAAVFKLVAQEIPEAVGGAAGWVGGLGAFGGFAIPPLMGIIVQVQGTVGYANGFVVFICLAAISLLLVGVLKRKRAKVTA